The proteins below are encoded in one region of Streptomyces sp. NBC_00490:
- a CDS encoding TetR/AcrR family transcriptional regulator produces MTRTAPEDPRAARTRAKLREALLAECAERPLAEVGVAALVRRAGVGRATFYVHYDGLEALAVDACADVVREAVEALHAWRGRPDPVHAPPALPAFFISLAPHAALYRALLSPGGGGPLGRVLHRDLRAYSLRERELAGAADAPLVASAVAATFAGVLGDWLHGLLEGGPQDIADQVWQLLVALHASR; encoded by the coding sequence ATGACCCGCACCGCACCCGAGGACCCCCGCGCGGCGCGCACCCGGGCGAAGCTGCGCGAGGCGCTGCTCGCGGAGTGCGCCGAGCGCCCGCTCGCGGAGGTCGGCGTGGCCGCGCTGGTACGCCGGGCGGGGGTCGGACGGGCCACGTTCTACGTCCACTACGACGGCCTGGAGGCGCTGGCCGTCGACGCCTGCGCGGACGTCGTACGCGAGGCCGTGGAGGCGTTGCACGCCTGGCGCGGGCGGCCCGACCCGGTGCACGCGCCGCCCGCGCTGCCGGCGTTCTTCATCTCCCTCGCCCCCCATGCCGCGCTGTACCGGGCCCTGCTCAGCCCGGGCGGCGGCGGCCCGCTGGGGCGGGTCCTCCACCGCGATCTGCGGGCCTACAGTCTCCGCGAGCGCGAACTCGCGGGTGCCGCCGACGCCCCGCTGGTGGCCTCGGCGGTCGCCGCGACGTTCGCGGGCGTGCTGGGCGACTGGCTGCACGGCCTGCTGGAGGGCGGCCCGCAGGACATCGCCGACCAGGTCTGGCAGTTGCTGGTCGCCCTGCACGCCAGCCGGTGA
- a CDS encoding DUF1304 domain-containing protein: MEAVANVLVALVAVLHAYILVMEMFLWQKKPGMSFHGFDREMAKATAPMAANQGLYNGFLAASLVWGLVAADPTGFRAQVFFLSCVVVAGVYGAVTANIRILAAQALPGALALGAVLLAR, translated from the coding sequence ATGGAAGCGGTAGCGAACGTGCTGGTGGCCCTGGTGGCCGTGCTGCACGCGTACATCCTGGTGATGGAGATGTTCCTGTGGCAGAAGAAGCCGGGGATGTCCTTCCACGGCTTCGACCGCGAGATGGCCAAGGCCACCGCGCCGATGGCCGCCAACCAGGGCCTCTACAACGGCTTCCTCGCCGCGAGCCTGGTGTGGGGTCTGGTCGCCGCCGACCCGACGGGCTTCCGCGCCCAGGTGTTCTTCCTGTCCTGCGTCGTCGTCGCGGGCGTGTACGGCGCGGTCACCGCCAACATCCGCATCCTCGCCGCGCAGGCCCTGCCCGGTGCGCTCGCCCTGGGCGCGGTCCTGCTGGCCCGATGA
- a CDS encoding GNAT family N-acetyltransferase produces the protein MTDQDVTVRRARAEDIAGLVASSARLFAEDGGTRDATINVHWPREHGAAAFAAALEDPERLVLVVDHQGRVVGHLMGSVTEATARRLVKSATLVSMYVRPEHRRARAGAALVTEFLDWARGQGAEEAEVTAYAANTDAVRFYERGGFAPQLVTLRQTLGGGKKKGQGD, from the coding sequence ATGACTGATCAGGACGTGACGGTGCGGCGCGCTCGCGCGGAGGACATAGCGGGACTCGTCGCCTCCAGCGCGCGGCTCTTCGCGGAGGACGGCGGCACCCGGGACGCGACCATCAACGTCCACTGGCCGCGCGAGCACGGGGCCGCGGCGTTCGCTGCCGCGCTCGAGGACCCGGAGCGCCTCGTGCTCGTCGTGGACCATCAGGGGCGGGTGGTGGGACACCTGATGGGTTCGGTCACCGAGGCCACGGCCAGGCGGCTGGTCAAGTCCGCGACCCTGGTCAGCATGTATGTCCGCCCCGAGCACCGGCGGGCCCGCGCCGGTGCCGCTCTGGTGACGGAGTTCCTGGACTGGGCGCGGGGACAGGGCGCGGAGGAGGCCGAGGTGACGGCGTACGCGGCCAACACGGACGCGGTCCGCTTCTACGAACGGGGCGGATTCGCACCGCAGTTGGTGACCCTGCGGCAGACGCTCGGAGGCGGCAAAAAGAAAGGGCAAGGGGACTGA